Proteins encoded within one genomic window of Methanophagales archaeon:
- a CDS encoding ATP-binding cassette domain-containing protein: MIEVRNLSKDWKEFTLKDINLEVKKGEYFVILGPTGAGKTLLLETIAGFYFPDSGGVWIEGQNVTNLPPERRGIGFIYQDYSLFPHLTVEENIEFGLKLRKSVSPNTTRKRVKEIMDWLSISHLAHRYPATLSGGEQQKVAIARAIATEPSILLLDEPLAALDLRTRDYLREELKRIKEESGITMVHVTHDQTEAMILANRIAVMMNGRIMQVGTPYEIFNKPQNAEIADFVGVENILSGVVRDNNNGVAEIEVDLGDYTHNIFAVSNYHAGTVKVFIRPEDIILILSENRGESSAKNVMKARIEALDDMGPLTRVKMDNSLVALITKQSRESLRLQNGKEVYATFKATSVHVVR, translated from the coding sequence ATGATAGAAGTAAGGAACCTGTCCAAAGATTGGAAAGAGTTCACTCTCAAAGATATAAATTTAGAAGTAAAAAAGGGCGAATATTTCGTCATTCTGGGTCCAACCGGCGCGGGAAAGACTTTGCTGCTCGAAACAATCGCGGGTTTTTACTTTCCTGACAGCGGAGGAGTCTGGATAGAAGGGCAAAATGTAACGAATCTACCACCAGAGAGAAGGGGAATCGGTTTCATTTACCAGGATTATTCACTGTTCCCCCATCTTACTGTCGAAGAGAACATAGAGTTCGGATTGAAGTTGAGAAAGTCCGTATCACCGAATACAACCAGAAAAAGGGTGAAAGAAATAATGGACTGGCTGAGTATATCGCACCTTGCGCATCGGTATCCTGCTACGCTAAGTGGTGGAGAACAGCAAAAGGTTGCTATTGCCAGAGCGATTGCCACTGAACCTTCAATATTGCTTCTGGACGAGCCTTTAGCTGCTTTAGACCTCAGAACGAGAGATTACCTGAGAGAAGAACTGAAGAGGATAAAAGAGGAATCGGGAATTACAATGGTTCACGTGACGCACGACCAGACAGAGGCGATGATTCTCGCGAATAGAATAGCAGTGATGATGAACGGGCGAATAATGCAGGTCGGCACTCCTTATGAGATATTCAATAAGCCACAAAACGCGGAGATAGCGGATTTCGTCGGCGTTGAGAATATATTGAGTGGCGTTGTTCGTGATAACAATAACGGCGTTGCCGAGATAGAAGTTGATCTGGGCGACTACACCCATAATATTTTTGCTGTTTCAAACTACCATGCGGGTACTGTAAAAGTATTCATAAGACCAGAGGATATAATTCTAATTTTGTCCGAAAACCGGGGCGAAAGCAGTGCAAAGAATGTCATGAAAGCGAGGATAGAAGCGCTGGACGATATGGGTCCTTTAACACGTGTGAAGATGGATAATTCGCTTGTTGCTCTTATTACAAAGCAATCACGTGAAAGTCTCCGCTTGCAAAACGGTAAGGAGGTCTATGCGACCTTTAAAGCCACTTCGGTTCATGTGGTGAGATAA
- a CDS encoding ABC transporter permease, with protein MKSKLLSCWSMEELKREKVYVISLSLGLVLVAFVFITLGNMYYKQVEDFSGLIDAATDPVVLEAIWISISAAVCSTLIAFLFGVPLAYFLARKEFMGKSVIEGIVDIPLMIPHIVAGIALYGVFMRYGLIGAPLSKLGIVITDAYPGIVVAMLFVSLPYLVDTAREGFKEVDPRLENVARSLGASHWRTFREITFPLAFPSILSGAILSWGRAISEFSAILIIAYHPISAPILIYEKFTSFGLRASRPISVLLISICLIIFIMLRMLQKGRK; from the coding sequence ATGAAATCAAAATTACTTTCGTGCTGGTCAATGGAAGAACTGAAGCGTGAGAAGGTTTATGTCATTTCCCTCTCTTTAGGACTCGTTCTCGTTGCTTTTGTCTTTATTACGCTTGGAAACATGTATTACAAGCAAGTGGAAGACTTTTCCGGGCTAATTGACGCTGCAACGGACCCCGTAGTTTTAGAGGCAATCTGGATAAGCATTTCTGCTGCGGTTTGCTCCACACTGATTGCCTTCCTCTTTGGCGTCCCCTTAGCGTATTTCCTCGCAAGAAAGGAGTTCATGGGTAAGAGCGTTATAGAAGGTATCGTGGACATACCCCTGATGATTCCACACATCGTTGCTGGAATTGCGTTGTACGGGGTGTTCATGCGGTATGGATTGATTGGTGCACCGCTTAGTAAATTGGGGATTGTAATTACGGATGCGTATCCGGGAATCGTTGTTGCGATGCTCTTCGTGAGTCTCCCGTATTTGGTAGATACTGCGCGAGAAGGGTTTAAAGAGGTTGACCCGAGATTGGAGAATGTTGCTCGTTCATTGGGCGCATCTCATTGGAGAACATTTCGAGAAATAACGTTTCCTCTTGCTTTCCCTTCTATATTGAGCGGTGCGATTCTGAGCTGGGGGCGAGCGATAAGCGAGTTCTCCGCGATTCTGATCATCGCATACCACCCGATCTCCGCACCGATTTTAATCTACGAGAAGTTTACCTCGTTTGGACTTCGGGCATCAAGACCGATCTCGGTTTTGTTGATATCGATCTGTCTGATTATTTTTATAATGCTGAGGATGCTACAAAAAGGGAGGAAATGA
- the wtpA gene encoding tungstate ABC transporter substrate-binding protein WtpA: MERRVIVALVLGTLIVIATLACVTVAVFYTPIVALGAQQAKTVKVFHAGSLAVPLAEAESQFEALNPNIDVQRESMGSVKAIRQITDVGKRADVLASADYSLIPGMMYPEYADWYVRFATNDMVLAYNPDKSKYAAEITPNNWYEILRKEGVVFGFSNPNLDPCGYRSLIVMQLAELHYKDSRIFDDLVLNNTAITISEDADGTFLITVPEDPKPNTEKVDIRPKSVELVAFVEEGGLDYAFEYRSVAVQHNLAFVDLPEQIDLSRIEYTDTYKKVKVQTADGKTKTGKPIVYGITVPKNAENPDMGSEFVKFVIGDAGQKIFADMGQSPIVPPEGSGNVPEELKALVQLEPVYPMSTSTSTSTPASAPKESGFDAGFVSAGILVVVYLALRRRKVYERK, encoded by the coding sequence TTGGAAAGAAGAGTAATTGTAGCTTTAGTTTTGGGAACATTAATAGTGATTGCAACGCTTGCGTGCGTGACGGTTGCGGTTTTTTACACACCTATTGTAGCTTTAGGAGCGCAACAGGCAAAAACGGTCAAAGTCTTCCACGCTGGAAGCTTAGCAGTGCCTTTGGCGGAGGCAGAGAGCCAATTTGAGGCTTTGAATCCGAATATAGATGTGCAACGAGAATCAATGGGCAGTGTGAAGGCGATAAGGCAGATAACAGATGTTGGGAAGAGAGCGGATGTGCTCGCATCTGCAGATTACTCGCTCATACCAGGCATGATGTATCCAGAATATGCTGACTGGTATGTGAGATTCGCAACAAATGATATGGTGCTTGCGTACAACCCTGATAAGAGCAAATATGCAGCTGAAATCACACCGAATAACTGGTACGAGATCCTTCGCAAAGAGGGAGTGGTCTTCGGGTTCTCGAATCCGAATCTCGACCCTTGCGGATACCGATCTCTAATAGTAATGCAACTCGCAGAGCTACACTATAAAGATTCAAGGATATTCGATGATTTGGTTCTCAACAACACGGCGATTACGATTAGCGAGGATGCAGACGGGACGTTTTTGATAACTGTGCCAGAAGACCCGAAGCCGAATACGGAGAAAGTAGACATAAGACCGAAATCGGTTGAACTCGTGGCGTTTGTCGAGGAAGGTGGGCTTGACTACGCATTCGAGTACCGAAGCGTTGCCGTTCAGCACAATTTAGCGTTTGTGGATCTGCCTGAGCAAATAGACCTGAGCAGGATAGAGTACACAGACACTTACAAGAAGGTGAAGGTGCAAACTGCAGATGGTAAGACAAAAACGGGAAAACCAATTGTGTACGGTATAACCGTCCCTAAGAATGCGGAAAATCCGGATATGGGATCGGAGTTCGTGAAATTTGTGATAGGCGATGCAGGGCAGAAGATCTTTGCGGACATGGGACAGTCGCCGATTGTGCCGCCAGAAGGGAGCGGGAATGTACCGGAAGAACTGAAAGCTTTGGTGCAGCTTGAGCCCGTGTATCCAATGTCAACATCAACATCAACGTCAACACCAGCATCAGCACCAAAAGAGTCGGGCTTCGATGCGGGATTTGTCAGTGCAGGTATATTAGTGGTTGTATATCTGGCGCTGAGAAGGAGAAAGGTGTATGAAAGGAAATAA
- a CDS encoding TOBE domain-containing protein, protein MKRKYESGHKQWIEFKGKAILGEGRAQLLAEIRNSSSILKAAEKLSIPYRTAWEHLKRIEDAIGSPAVSTHRGGPKGGGGTTLTAEGEELLREYECYKRLLNSVAQDEIGWEAIFTKISARNRIKGVVKRVEKGEIASTVRIEVAVPTVITAMITKEAAEELELKEGDKVEAVIKATEVLVSKE, encoded by the coding sequence GTGAAGAGAAAGTACGAATCAGGGCATAAGCAGTGGATAGAATTCAAAGGGAAAGCGATATTAGGGGAAGGGCGAGCGCAGTTGCTTGCGGAGATTCGTAACTCTTCTTCTATCTTAAAAGCAGCGGAAAAGCTTTCTATTCCTTATCGAACGGCGTGGGAACACCTGAAGCGAATCGAGGATGCAATAGGCAGTCCAGCTGTGAGCACACACAGGGGTGGTCCAAAGGGCGGCGGTGGTACGACATTAACAGCAGAGGGTGAGGAGCTTTTACGTGAATATGAATGTTATAAACGGCTTTTGAATAGCGTAGCGCAGGATGAAATAGGTTGGGAGGCGATTTTTACGAAAATAAGTGCGAGGAACCGGATTAAAGGAGTTGTAAAGAGAGTAGAGAAAGGCGAAATCGCATCCACTGTGCGAATAGAAGTTGCTGTACCCACCGTTATAACGGCGATGATAACGAAAGAAGCGGCGGAAGAACTCGAATTGAAAGAAGGTGATAAAGTAGAGGCAGTGATAAAAGCGACTGAGGTACTGGTGTCAAAGGAATAA